In the genome of Campylobacter avium LMG 24591, the window GGATTTGGTACTTCGCCTCTTTGTTCATAAGGCAAATCTATACCGCTTTTATCGCCAAAATGAAAGATTTTAAGCCCTGAAACCGCTTCAAAATTGCTGAGCCTTTTAGCAATTTGTATCATGCCTACGTTTGATGAGTACATCAAAACTTCCTCAGCACTCATACTTTTGGCCTTATGACTATCTTGTATGGTAAAGCGACCTAGCTTGTAGTATCCGTCATTTGTATCTATTTTTTCACCTAGTTTTAGCTTTGAAAGCCTAAGTGCAGTTACAAAGATAAAGGGCTTTATAACAGAGCCGGGCTCATAGCCATACTCTATCGCACTTGCGTTTAGCACTGACAAATCCTTGCCCCTGTTTGAAGGGTCGTATCTCCTTGTGCTAGCTAGGCTTATGATTTTACCTGTATCGCTTTGCATGACAGCGGCTATTATTTCGGTGGCGTTTAAATCCTTATTTTGAGCACTTATCATCCTTTCTATGCTTTTTTGTAATTTTAGATGCACATTTATGTAGAGATTGCAGCCATTTATCTTTCTTTTTTGAAGCGAGTTTAAATTTAAGATAATGTTTCCGCTGATGTCCTTTAAGCCTTGCACTTTTTCATTTTGCGTATCGTTAAGGCAGTCTTCATAAAATTTTTCCAAACCCTTTACGCCAACATTTTTTAGAATTTTGCTCTCCTCATCCAGCACCACTCTTGTATATCCTATGGCCGGAGTTAAGGCATCTTTTGACATATAAATTCTATCTTCTTTATGCTCTATAATACTCAAACCTCTTGTTTCAACTCTGTTGTTATCGTTTGAAAAAGCCTTGAAAAAGCCTTGCACATAAAGCTTTTTGGCTAGTTCTTTCAGGTGAGAGGCGGTTTTGGGGCTTAAATTTTGAGCTAGTATGAAGTTGTAGTTTTTTCTTTTGCTTGCATTTGCAAGTCTAGTTCTTATATCTTGCATTTGCTTGTCATCTAGGCCGCTATAGATTTGAAACAGTTTTAAAAAAAGTTCTAATTTATTTTCATCTATGCTTCTTAAATCAATCTCCGCTCTGTAAAGCTCTTTTGATGAAGCTACAGTAAAACCATCTTTGCTGATTATAGAGCCTCTTAAGGCTGTGTCGTATTGGTCTTTTTCGGTGTTTGGGATATTGCGTTTGGAGGTTAAAAAAAAGGTAGAGCTTAAAAACAGCAACATAAAGAGCAAGGACATAATAAATGCAAAGGCAACCTTAGAAACTCTATTTTTGTCTTGCATTAAATTTGTGTTCTAGTTATTTCTTTATATGCGTTTATTGCTTTATTTCTCACCTCTAGCATAAATTTCATGCTTGTTTCAGCCTTGCTAATGGCAAGTGCTGCTTGGTGCAAGTCTTTTACCTCGCCTGTTGCGATGTCGGTCATAGCCGCTTCGCCACTCTTTTGTGCAGCATCCAAATCACTTATGGATTTTTTAAGCATGTTGGCAAATTCATCGCCTATATTTTGGTTGTTTTGATTTTTAAGTTCGTTTGTTTTATTTAAAGAATTTAATTTATTAATATCATTTATCATCTATTACCCCCTTAGCAATTCTATGGCACTTTGAGCTATGCTTTTTGTGCTATTAAAGGCCGCTACATTTGCTTGATATGCCCTAGTTGCTTCTATTAAATCGGCCATTTCTATAACAGGATTTATATTTGGATAAGCAACATAGCCTTCAGCATTAGCGTCTGGATGTCCTGGCTCGTATTTCATCCTAAATTCTCTATCATCTCTTACTACCTTATCCACAACCACGCTCATAACGGCCGGATGAGCGTCTTTTTGTGAGCTAGGGTCATTTAGAGGATTTTCATACTCTAAGAGATTATTATCTTCTTTTATTTGCTTGTTTAAAAGCTCGCTAAAATCATTTGCCTTAAAGATAACCTCTCTTCTTCTGTAAGGCCCGCCCTCTGCAGTTCTTGTAGTGTTTGCATTGGCTATGTTTGAGCTTATAACATTAAGTCTAAATCTTTGTGCGCTAAGTCCGTATCCGCTTATATCAAAATCACTTAAATATGCCATCTCTTACTCCTTAACTAAGCTTTGAACTAGCGTCTAGTATGGCGGTTACGATATTTCCTTGTCGCCTTAAAACGCCATCAAGTGCTGTTATCATCGCTGTATTTTTGCTAAGTTCTGTTGTTTCTACATCCAAATCAACGGTATTTGCGTCATTTCTAGCTAAATGCCCGTCTCTTAGGTAGATGGTAGATTTATTAGGGTCAGGAAATTTCCAAGGTTCTTGATGATTTTCGTTAGTTTGTGCCATTTTAAGTTCTAAGTCTTTGCCTTTTTTAAAAATTTCTTTTGATTTATTTACCAAGGCAGTTTCAAATTCTATATCCCTTGACTTGTAAAACGGAGTGTTAACATTTGCAAGGTTCGAATTTATAAGCTGATTTCTAAGATTTCTACCAGCTAAAGCTGAAGCTACAAGTTGCTTAGACTTAAACATTTCTACCATCATCGACATATCCTAACCTTTGAACTTTAAGTAAAATAAAGCAAAAAGCATTCCAATATTTTATAAGCTTGCTAAAACTAAGCTAAATCGTTCAAATTCTAGCAAAAAAATGACAAATAAGGCAAATTTTATTTAACAAAAACTTCAATTTTTAAGCGAGGTTAAAAAATAATAGATAAAATACTTGCTTTGTTTTAAGGAGAATTTATGAGGATTTTAAAGATTATATTAGCTTTGATTGTATTTGTAGTTATATCAGGTGCTGGCTACGCCTTTTATCTAGTATCTGATTCAAATTTTGAAAATTATAGTTTTAAAGAATACAAACCACAGCTTTCAACGCAAATTTATGATAAAAATGGAAAGTTAATAGCTAATATTTTTGATAAAGAGCATAGATTTTATGTAGAATACAAAGATATACCCCCACGCCTTATAGAAGCTTTATTAGCGATAGAAGATACAGTGTTTTTTGAACATAACGGGGTGAATTTAGATGCTGTGGCAAGAGCAGGGTTAAAGATAATAGCAAGTGCTGGAGAAACGGTTGAAGGCGCTTCAACTCTCACTCAACAGCTTATCAAAAATACAGAACTAAGCCCAGAAAGAACTATAAATAGAAAGGTAAAAGAAATTTTACTAGCCTATAAACTAGAAAACGAGCTTAGTAAGGAAGAAATTTTAGAAAGGTATTTAAATTATATATTTTTTGGGCACGGATACTACGGTGTTAAAACCGCTGCAAGAGGATATTTTAGAAAGGAGCTATCGCAACTTAGCTTAAAAGAAATAGCCATGCTTGTTGGTATGCCAAAGGCACCAAGTTCTTATGACCCTACTAGAAATTTAAATTTATCTCTTTCAAGAGCAAATGCTGTAATACAAAGGATGTATAACATAGGCTGGATTTCTGAGAGCGAATATAGAGAAGCCATGGATGAAATTCCTACAGTTTATGATGATACCCTTACGCAAAATGTCGCACCTTATGTTGTGGATGAGGTTATAAAAAGATTAGAGCCTGTTTTACCTGATTTAAGAACTGCTGGCTATACTGTTGATTTGGGTATCGATTTATCAGTTCAAATGGCGGCCGAGCATGCTTTGCGTTTTGGTTATGATGAGATAGTAAAAAGGGATAAGGACGCGAATTTAAGTGTTTTAAATGGGGCTATGGTTGTTATGGACCATCAAAATGGCGATGTGTTAGCCTTGGTTGGCGGGGTTGATTATAATAAAAGTAATTTTAACAGAGCTACTCAAAGCTCAAGACAGCCCGGCAGTACCTTTAAGCCTTTTTTATATCAAATAGCCATAAATGAAGGTTATTCTCCTATGAGCGAAATAGCTGACATATCAAGGATATTTGAAAATTCAGACGGAAAAGATGATTGGGTTCCTAAGAATTTAGGCGGTTCCTTGGCCGGTCTTGTTACGCTAAAAGAAGCTTTGACCCGTTCAAGAAATTTAGCAACCATAAATTTAGCACTTGATATAGGCCTTGATGTGCTTTATAAAAAAATGCTAGACTTTGGCTTTAGTGATAAAATTCCAGCTGATTTGTCCATAGTTTTAGGTTCTTTTGGAATTTCACCTTTAGAATTTTCAAAAATGTTTTCCATGTTTGGAACTTATGGCATTATAAGAGAGCCTGTCATAGTGAAAACAGTTAAGGATAGAGAGCAAAATATAGTCTTGCAATACGAAAGCAACGCAACCAAGGTAAGCGAACCACAACAGGTATTTTTAACCGTTGATATGATGAGAAATGTTGTGGCTAGAGGAACAGGATTTAACGCTAGGGTGCCGGGCATGGAAATAGCTGGAAAAACAGGTACAAGCAATGACAGTATCGATACTTGGTTTGTAGGCATAACCCCAGAAATAGAGGCTGTGATATGGTACGGAAATGATAATAACAAACCTATGAAAGCAACAGAAGGTGGCTCAAGAACAGCTGCACCGGTGTTTAAGGTGTTTTTAACGGATTATCTTAAGTATTTTCCACAAAGTAAAAAAAGCTTTGATGTGCCAAGCGGAGTTTTTAAAGGAACATATAATGGTAATGTCGAGTTTTACACAAAACAATCACCACTTCCGCAAAAAAGTATACATTCAATGAGTGCAGATGAGATGTTGTTTTAAATTTTTTGTTAAAATAGCTAAATAAATTTTTGTTAAGGATTTTGTATGAAATTATTAAAATATAGCTTTTTCATGGCTTTAGCACTTTTGCTTTCAGCTTGCGTAGCTCCTAAGAGTACTTTACAAAAGGCAGCTGATGTTGCTTCCCAACAATCTTGCTATGACTGCAACAGCTTGCAAGGTTTTGAGGCTAAAATTCAAGGCCTCTTATATCTTAGCGATGTTGGACTTCAGTGTTGTGCAGATAAAAGAACGCTTGATACAAGTGTGGCTATTAAAAAAGTGTATTTACACAGGATAAATGATTTAGCAGAAGAAAAGAAAGTATTTTATATAGAAAATGATAGATATTTTATAAACGAGCAGTTTAATCTAGCCTTTTATCTTTTCTTAGAGCAAGAGTTAAAATCAAGAGGTATAGTTGTGGTTGATGGTATTAACAATTCTCCTTATGTTTTAAGGCTCGATCTTTCTTTTGTGGATTTTAGGTCCAAGCTAGATAGAACCGGACTTCATTCTAATATCGTAGCTAGCTTACAACTTAAGGATATAAATACCGATAAAACACTTACTGTAAGAACAAAGCAAGATGTTGTGGGCTTTAAAAACGAAAAAGAGATAAGTTTTTATACTTTTTTACTTATAAAACAAATGGCTAATAAAGTAGCCAGCATTATTTCATCACTTTGAGATGTTATAACTGCCACTGTTTTTCTCTGTTAAGCTTTTGTGATGCTTGTTATCAAGAGCTTTCAGAGCTTTCTCTTGGTTTTAGGGAGCTTGAAGAGGGCTTTAAGGTTTATTATTTTTATAAATACAGCGAAATAAAACACTTGCTTCATTCTAAACATAAATTTCACGGCTATTTTGTCTTAAATTCACTTGCTAAACTTAGCTTTGCTAAATTTAAAGATATGTTTAAAATAGACAGCCAAATCACAGCCATAGCCTTAGATGATAGGGTTGAGAATTCTTTATATTCTCATTCTGCTATCTTAGCAAGACAGTTAAAAAGCAAAGCTATAAAGCTTAAATTCGGTGTTTTGCACTCAAGGTCTAAGTGTAAATATTCTGGCAAAAGCGTGGAATTTCGCCTTAAAAATAAAAGAGATTATGTTTTGTTAAAGCCTCTAAATTCACCTGTTATCTTAGTTGATGACATAGTAACAACCGGACTTTCTATACTTGAGGCTAAAAAAACTTTGGCAAAGCATGGTATTGAGACCTTGTTTGCCTTGGTTTTAGCTGATGCTAAGCAGTAAAATGTATTTTGATTTATTAGTTAAAAGACTGTATAATAAAAAATTTATAGCGTAGCGATAAATTTAGTAAAACTTACTTTAATGCAAGGATTTGTATGGATATCTTTAACAAAGATTTGGATGTAGAAGAAATTGATATAGAAAATTCTATCAAAACCAGCTATCTTGATTATTCTATGAGCGTTATTATAGGCAGGGCTTTGCCTGATGCTAGAGACGGGCTTAAGCCTGTGCATAGGCGAATTTTATATGCTATGAATGATTTGGGTGTTGGCTCTAGAAGTGCTTATAAAAAGTCAGCTCGTATAGTGGGTGATGTTATCGGTAAATACCACCCTCACGGCGATGCAGCGGTGTATTATGCCTTGGTGAGAATGGCTCAAAGCTTTTCTATGCGTTATCCTAGCATAGACGGACAAGGAAATTTTGGCTCTATCGACGGAGACGGAGCTGCTGCTATGCGTTACACTGAAGCTAGAATGACTATTTTGGCCGAGGAGCTTTTAAGAGATATAGACAAAGACACTGTTGATTTTGTGCCAAACTATGATGATTCTTTGAGCGAGCCTGATGTGCTGCCTGCGAGATTGCCAAATTTATTGTTAAATGGCTCTAGCGGTATAGCCGTTGGTATGGCTACAAATATCCCTCCTCACAGTCTTAATGAGCTAATCGACGGACTTATATACTTTTTAGAAAATAAAGAAGCTAGCTTAGAAGAGCTAATGGAATTCATAAAAGGACCAGACTTTCCAACCGCTGGTATTATTTATGGCAAAAAGGGCATTATAGATGCTTATAGGCATGGAAGGGGTAGGGTTAAGGTTCGTGCAAAAACCCATATAGAAACCAAGTCAAATAAAGATATTATAGTGATTGATGAGCTTCCTTATCAAACAAATAAAGCAAGACTTATAGAACAAATTGCTGATTTGGCAAAAGAAAAGATTATACAAGGTATAGCTGATATAAGAGATGAAAGCGATAGAGAGGGCATAAGAGTTGTTATAGAGCTAAAAAGGGATGCTGATACTAATGCAACCTTAAACAATCTTTTCAAATCCACAGCTATGGAAAATACCTTTAGCATAATAATGCTTGCTATACACAACAAAGAGCCTAAAATTTTCTCTTTGATAGAGCTTTTAAAACTCTTTTTAAATCACAGAAAAACGGTTATCATAAGAAGAACTATATTTGATTTGCAAAAAGCAAGAGCAAGAGCGCATATTTTAGAGGGCTTAAAAATAGCACTTGATGATATAGACAAGGTTATAAATCTTATAAAAAATAGTAAGGATAACGCTAGCGCAAAAGAAGCCTTGATGTCGAATTTCACGCTTAGCGAACTGCAAGCAAATGCTATTTTAGAAATGAGACTAGCGCGCTTAACAGGTCTTGAAAGAGAAAAGATAGATAATGAATTACAAGAGCTTATAAAAGAAATAGCTAGATTAGAAGGAATTTTAAAAAGCGAAGAAGAGCTTGAAAAACTCATAAAAGAGGAGCTTTTAGAGATTAAGTCTAAATTTAATGTGCCAAGAATTACCGAAATTGTAGATGAGATAGAAGAAAGCGATGATAAAAGCACAGTTCCAAATAAAAGCGTAGTTGTTACTATAACAGAAAAAGGCTATATAAAGAGGGTTGATAGTAAAATTTATGAAAGGCAAAAAAGAGGTGGCAAGGGAAAACTTGCTTTAACCACGCACGATGATGACTTTATAAAGCACTTTTTTACCGCAAATACTCACGATGTGCTTATGTTTGTTACAAATAAAGGGCAACTTTATAAAAAAGATGTTTACAAGATAGATGATAAAGACAGAACAGCCATAGGAAGACATATATCAAATATCCTTGACGGCTTTGATAAGGATAAAGAAAAGATTATGACTGTAATTCCTGCTAATGATGATTTTAGTGAGGATAAGTCTTTGTGCTTTTTTACGAAGCGAGGGATTATTAAAAGAACAAATTTAAGCGAGTATAAAAGCAATAGAGCAAATGGAGTAAGAGCCATTAATTTAGACGAGGGTGATGAGCTTGTGGCAGCCTTTGTAGCGCAAAAAGATGAATTTGAAGCAGATATGGAAAATGTGGAATTTGATGAAAATTCAAAATACAATTCCAAGATGATTTTCATAGCCACTAAAAAGGGTATGTGTATTAAATTCCCGCTGGCTAGCGTTAGAGAAATAGGGCGCGTAAGCAGAGGTGTAACAGCTATTCGCTTTAAGGAAAAAGATGATGAAGTGGTTGGAGCTGTGCTTGTGGAAAATGATGAGCAAGAAATTCTAAGTATCAGCAAAAAAGGTATAGGAAAAAGAACCACAGCAGGCGAGTATAGACTGCAAAATAGAGGCGGTAAAGGTGTTATCTGCATGAAGCTTACAGATAAGACCAAGGATTTAGTATGCGTTGTGACTGTTGATGAGAATATGGACTTAATGGCAGCTACAAGCAGCGGTAAAACCATAAGAGTTGATATGCAAGGCATTAAAAAATCTAGCAGAAATACCATAGGCGTTATAGTTGTAAATGTTGAAAATGAAGAGGTGATAAGCATAGATAAATGTCCTAAGCAAGATGATAGCACTGACTTAGATACTGAGTTAGAGCCTAGTGAGTAAAATTTGGAACGGTTGTTGCTTTCATATAGCAAATACAATATTTTGAAGGTTGAACGATGAAGAATTTAGTTTTATTCGTTACGGCGGCTTTTATAGTCGGAGGTTGTGCGGTTCCAAAGTCTACTGCTGGAAACAGTAGTGCGGTAAATAGAATTTCAAATGCTACCCCAAGCACTCAGAGCACAGGGACAACTTCAAATTCCTTGTTAAGTTCCTTTTCTAGGGGCAACGACAATCCTGATGTTGTGGTGCAAAAGGTTGATAAAGACGATGTTAGAGATATTATAAGACAAGAAAAAATGCTTGCCCTTGATAGCTCCGAAAACGAACTTACCTTTGGTGCCGTTGGCGAGGGTATAGCTCCTATGAATACAGTCTCATCAGCACAAGCTCTAGCCCTAGCCAAAAGAGCAGCTGTAGCCGATGCTTATCGCCAACTTGCAAGCAAGCTTTATGGCGTTAAGATTAACGGTAAAGATACAGTGAAAGACGCTATGCTTGGTAGCTCTACCATCACAGCTCAAGTAAATGGACTTATAAAAAATGCTAGTGTTATAGATGAGAGCTTCAATCAAGGTCTTTATAGAGTGAATGTAGAACTTAAGATAGACGAGACTAAGTGGAAAGAGTTGTTTGCCTACTAATACTACTTTGTTTAAATAGCTTAGCCCGGAGTGAATTTATATTTTGGGCTGAGCTTAGCACTCAAAATTATATACTTTTTCACCAAAACGAAAACATTTCTCCAGCAATGGTTCAAAGCAAAGATGTTTATGAAGAGTATGTTTGCGACATATATTATGATGAAAAAGACTTGCTTTATCTAAAAAAAACCGATTTGGGTTTAATTGATGATGATATGAGCAAGGATTTAAAGCTTAGATTTTTAAACAAGCACAAAGAAAAGCTTTTAAGTTGTTTTAACACCTTAGATGTTAAGATTAAAGATACGGTCGAAGCTGATTTTTTAAAGGCTAAAAGTGCTACTTATTTAAAAATACTTCCTTTGAGATTTAGCATAAGTTTTTCTAATGATAGGGCTTTGATTTATTATTTAAGAAAAAATTAATTATTTTTTACAGTAATATACAAAGGCTGGCGGGACATTTTGCCATACTATTTTTGATTTCCTAACCTCTTTGAAAAATTTACCTAATAATTTTTTAAAAACAGCTGCTTGCGGACTTGGCAGGATGTAAGCAAAGGTAGTAAAATAGCCATTTTGACTTAGATTGTGATGTATGACTTTTAGTAAGGCAATCTGTTCTTTAGTATCTAACAAAGCCCAAGGAATTCCAGATATTATGTTATCTATCTTGTCAATTTTTTTAGCCTTTATAATACTTTCTAAATTTAAGGCATTTTGAGTGATTATTTCGAGGTTTGGTATTTCGTTTTTAAGCTTTTGTGCCATATCTTTATTTATTTCTATGGCAAAAAATTTGCTTTCTTTTTGCTTGTTTTTTAAAATTTCTTTTGTGAAAGCACCCATTCCAGGTCCTATTTCTACTATACAATTTGCCTTGTTTATGTCAATTCCCTTTATCATCATGGAAGCTAGTTTTTTGGAGCTAGAGCAAATTGCACCGGTTTGTTTTGGATTTTTTATATAATGTTTTATAAACAATATTCCCTCTTTTCAATGTATTTCATAATTAGCGGTCTAATTTTATTATATTTTTGTGAATTTTGTATTAAGTCTTGAAGTTTTATTTATATTATTTTTATAATATTTTAATAGAATTATCTTTACTTTTTTGTATTTTTAAGGGTTAGTTTTATGCATGGTAAAATTATGATGTATATGGATGCCACAGGTAGAGGCACTGTTATGAATTTATCAAAGGCATTTTTTGATTTTAACAGACAAAATTGGCATGATAAAAAAAGTATGCCAAGCCAAGGAACTTTTGTCGAATTTCACGCAGACGGTAAGAGAATAACCTCCATAAAACCATCTAAATATCAAGAATTTAAAGAGGGTGATTTTATAACAGAGCAGGATTTTTGGCGAACTAACAATGACGACGAGCTAGAGGACATACAAAATTCAAGACGTTCAGCTTATATAACGCAGCTTTTTAGAAGCACGGATTTTGATACCTTAGACCACATACCGCTTTCAATCACCATACCTCAAGCGATACAAAAGCATTTCGAGGGTGAAATTTTATCGGTTGAAGCACTTAAAATAAATATGGAAAACAGCGAGCAAGCCCCTGTTACGCTTAATTATTTCATTCTTAAAAGATTTTTAAATAAGGCTTTTGATACCCTAATATTTATGGATAATTCAATCAATCAAACCCAATTTGCAACGATAAGAAGCATAACAATGCACCTAGAAAACTCATACAACGATATGAGAGATAAGCAAAAGCTTTTAAATATCACTAAAATTTTTAATGAAAAATTCCTTTCGGTTCAGTGTCATTATCAGGCATTAGTGGCTGCTATTGATACTAGGAAAAATAGACTTAGCGCCTGTGAACACCAGCTAAGAAGTGCTAAGATGGATTATAAAATGCAAGCTTCAAAGCCAAATCCAGACCAAGCTAAACTTAAGGCTAAGCAAGAAAGAATAGAAGAGCTTGTAAAGGAAATTAATTATTTTAAATCATCTCTTGAGAGATTAGAAGGCTTAAGATCAGAATTTTACAAGAAAAATTATTCTGTTTTTGAAAATGCCTTTAAGCTTTCAAGAGAGAAGTTGTTTCAAAAAATTATCTCCGGGCTTAATATATGTGCAACCATTATAGACACTAGAATTTGGCAAATTTCTTTAAAGTCTGCTGGTGTTAAAAATTCATATTTTTCACGTAATGATAATGAAAATTCTTTTTGCTCCATGTCTTTTGCGGAGTTGTATTTAAGTAGGCTAGATAAGACTTTGCTAAGTCAAGGAGACCAAAAATTATTAGCTTATATACAAAAAATTATTAATGATTATAGAAAGAAATTCTTAGTTGTCACTTCTGATTCTGAGTTACTTACTAAGGTTAAGGTTCAGATTTTTACACTAAGTCCTTATTATATAGTAAAATACGCACCCAAAAAGGTTAATTATCAATCTTTAATGCGTGATAATGTCTTTGATGTTGTTTATATAGATGAAAAAACAGCTTGGGAAAATGTGGCTGATATTATACTTGAGGGTAAGCGATTTGACGTATATGGAAAGACTAAATTTAAGCTTATTTAGAAATTTAAAGTATAATCATCTTGCCTGAATGGCTCGATATATTACAAAGAGGATCCAACACTAATCTATCTACTGTGATTGTGCAAATTCTCTGTGTTCTGTGACTTCGTTTGAGCATGTAAAAGTGCGAGAAGCTGCAGCCTTAAGCGTTTGCCTAACGGTTTTTTTAAGACTTTGGGGTCTTATCTTGTTTTGCGACCATTTGGGTTTTTATGGAGAGCGATATGAAAATTTTAATATTAGGTAGTGGAGCTAGAGAGTATTCTATAGCCTTGGCACTTAAAAATGAAAATAAAAATTTAGAATTTTATTTTGCACCAGGAAACGGTGCTACCTCAAATTTGGGCACAAATTTAGAATTTAGCGATTTAGAGAATTTGGCCTCTTTTTCAAAAGAAAATTCCATAGATCTTTGTATAGTCGGCAGTGAAGACTTTCTAGAAAAAGGCGTCGTTGATATTTTTCAAAAGCACGGTATTGATATTTTTGGTCCTAGCAAAAGAGCTGCCATGCTTGAGAGCTCTAAAGCCTTTATGAAAGATTTTTTAAAGAGAAATAAAATACGCACGGCCGCTTTTGGAATTTTTACAGATATAAAACAAGCTAGTGATTTTATCAAAAGTCTTACTCCGCCAATAGTAGTGAAAGCCGATGGCTTGTGTGCTGGCAAAGGCGTGATCATAGCTAAAAGCCACGATGAGG includes:
- a CDS encoding peptidoglycan D,D-transpeptidase FtsI family protein, with amino-acid sequence MQDKNRVSKVAFAFIMSLLFMLLFLSSTFFLTSKRNIPNTEKDQYDTALRGSIISKDGFTVASSKELYRAEIDLRSIDENKLELFLKLFQIYSGLDDKQMQDIRTRLANASKRKNYNFILAQNLSPKTASHLKELAKKLYVQGFFKAFSNDNNRVETRGLSIIEHKEDRIYMSKDALTPAIGYTRVVLDEESKILKNVGVKGLEKFYEDCLNDTQNEKVQGLKDISGNIILNLNSLQKRKINGCNLYINVHLKLQKSIERMISAQNKDLNATEIIAAVMQSDTGKIISLASTRRYDPSNRGKDLSVLNASAIEYGYEPGSVIKPFIFVTALRLSKLKLGEKIDTNDGYYKLGRFTIQDSHKAKSMSAEEVLMYSSNVGMIQIAKRLSNFEAVSGLKIFHFGDKSGIDLPYEQRGEVPNPQRIRDIEKSVLSYGYGLKTTFMQLLAAYNVFNNGGLYISPNLAEKFYKNGKMQELEENIIKERILSSEASKQMQNILIATVEKGTSKRAKTQGLIVGGKTGTARIAEKQGYNSGRYNASFFGFANDAHSKFTIGVLVRNPTKSYYSAQSALPVFKGVIDILIDEGFLIPNKM
- the fliE gene encoding flagellar hook-basal body complex protein FliE, whose product is MINDINKLNSLNKTNELKNQNNQNIGDEFANMLKKSISDLDAAQKSGEAAMTDIATGEVKDLHQAALAISKAETSMKFMLEVRNKAINAYKEITRTQI
- a CDS encoding ComF family protein, producing MRCYNCHCFSLLSFCDACYQELSELSLGFRELEEGFKVYYFYKYSEIKHLLHSKHKFHGYFVLNSLAKLSFAKFKDMFKIDSQITAIALDDRVENSLYSHSAILARQLKSKAIKLKFGVLHSRSKCKYSGKSVEFRLKNKRDYVLLKPLNSPVILVDDIVTTGLSILEAKKTLAKHGIETLFALVLADAKQ
- the flgC gene encoding flagellar basal body rod protein FlgC, whose amino-acid sequence is MAYLSDFDISGYGLSAQRFRLNVISSNIANANTTRTAEGGPYRRREVIFKANDFSELLNKQIKEDNNLLEYENPLNDPSSQKDAHPAVMSVVVDKVVRDDREFRMKYEPGHPDANAEGYVAYPNINPVIEMADLIEATRAYQANVAAFNSTKSIAQSAIELLRG
- the mapA gene encoding outer membrane lipoprotein MapA, producing MKLLKYSFFMALALLLSACVAPKSTLQKAADVASQQSCYDCNSLQGFEAKIQGLLYLSDVGLQCCADKRTLDTSVAIKKVYLHRINDLAEEKKVFYIENDRYFINEQFNLAFYLFLEQELKSRGIVVVDGINNSPYVLRLDLSFVDFRSKLDRTGLHSNIVASLQLKDINTDKTLTVRTKQDVVGFKNEKEISFYTFLLIKQMANKVASIISSL
- the gyrA gene encoding DNA gyrase subunit A — translated: MDIFNKDLDVEEIDIENSIKTSYLDYSMSVIIGRALPDARDGLKPVHRRILYAMNDLGVGSRSAYKKSARIVGDVIGKYHPHGDAAVYYALVRMAQSFSMRYPSIDGQGNFGSIDGDGAAAMRYTEARMTILAEELLRDIDKDTVDFVPNYDDSLSEPDVLPARLPNLLLNGSSGIAVGMATNIPPHSLNELIDGLIYFLENKEASLEELMEFIKGPDFPTAGIIYGKKGIIDAYRHGRGRVKVRAKTHIETKSNKDIIVIDELPYQTNKARLIEQIADLAKEKIIQGIADIRDESDREGIRVVIELKRDADTNATLNNLFKSTAMENTFSIIMLAIHNKEPKIFSLIELLKLFLNHRKTVIIRRTIFDLQKARARAHILEGLKIALDDIDKVINLIKNSKDNASAKEALMSNFTLSELQANAILEMRLARLTGLEREKIDNELQELIKEIARLEGILKSEEELEKLIKEELLEIKSKFNVPRITEIVDEIEESDDKSTVPNKSVVVTITEKGYIKRVDSKIYERQKRGGKGKLALTTHDDDFIKHFFTANTHDVLMFVTNKGQLYKKDVYKIDDKDRTAIGRHISNILDGFDKDKEKIMTVIPANDDFSEDKSLCFFTKRGIIKRTNLSEYKSNRANGVRAINLDEGDELVAAFVAQKDEFEADMENVEFDENSKYNSKMIFIATKKGMCIKFPLASVREIGRVSRGVTAIRFKEKDDEVVGAVLVENDEQEILSISKKGIGKRTTAGEYRLQNRGGKGVICMKLTDKTKDLVCVVTVDENMDLMAATSSGKTIRVDMQGIKKSSRNTIGVIVVNVENEEVISIDKCPKQDDSTDLDTELEPSE
- a CDS encoding PBP1A family penicillin-binding protein, which translates into the protein MRILKIILALIVFVVISGAGYAFYLVSDSNFENYSFKEYKPQLSTQIYDKNGKLIANIFDKEHRFYVEYKDIPPRLIEALLAIEDTVFFEHNGVNLDAVARAGLKIIASAGETVEGASTLTQQLIKNTELSPERTINRKVKEILLAYKLENELSKEEILERYLNYIFFGHGYYGVKTAARGYFRKELSQLSLKEIAMLVGMPKAPSSYDPTRNLNLSLSRANAVIQRMYNIGWISESEYREAMDEIPTVYDDTLTQNVAPYVVDEVIKRLEPVLPDLRTAGYTVDLGIDLSVQMAAEHALRFGYDEIVKRDKDANLSVLNGAMVVMDHQNGDVLALVGGVDYNKSNFNRATQSSRQPGSTFKPFLYQIAINEGYSPMSEIADISRIFENSDGKDDWVPKNLGGSLAGLVTLKEALTRSRNLATINLALDIGLDVLYKKMLDFGFSDKIPADLSIVLGSFGISPLEFSKMFSMFGTYGIIREPVIVKTVKDREQNIVLQYESNATKVSEPQQVFLTVDMMRNVVARGTGFNARVPGMEIAGKTGTSNDSIDTWFVGITPEIEAVIWYGNDNNKPMKATEGGSRTAAPVFKVFLTDYLKYFPQSKKSFDVPSGVFKGTYNGNVEFYTKQSPLPQKSIHSMSADEMLF
- the flgB gene encoding flagellar basal body rod protein FlgB — protein: MVEMFKSKQLVASALAGRNLRNQLINSNLANVNTPFYKSRDIEFETALVNKSKEIFKKGKDLELKMAQTNENHQEPWKFPDPNKSTIYLRDGHLARNDANTVDLDVETTELSKNTAMITALDGVLRRQGNIVTAILDASSKLS